tttttttctttttttattattatagctGGAAGAGAGAACATTTCTTTGTAAAACAGTATAATTCAGTGTTAtccggaaaaaaaaaagcctcaatACATTCTTTTAGTATTGTAAGTTGCCTCTCCAATAAGGTAAAAGTTACAGTTTTGATTCTCAACCGGTAGTTTGGCAGCAAACTACATTTGTGACAAGAACTCAGTAACAACAAACACAACATTTCCAGGAGTTATTCAAAATGGATTGCATACCAAGATAAATGCATCACCTCAAGCTCATACAATTTCTGCCAAATCAATGGTAGAAAATCAACTGTCATAAATTTCAGATAACCCAAGGATGCACGGCAAAATCAGTTGGCTAATGCTTGGTGCTTTGGCTTGATAGAGGAGTTGTCTTCATTCTTTTTGCAGATGGAGACATGAAAAGCCTCCTGACTGAAGTGATGGGATCATCTACCTGTacaaatgttaaacagaaagaTTTTTAATCTCTGAGGATGGCAATTTCACAGATATAAATCAACCCCAACCACAATATTAATCATGTTGGCACAgctttcatattattattattattattattttttttttgtctttcatatTGTAAATTGTAAAGTTGGGACAAGATAGATTACGAAACCCGTATGGGTTGTCAGCACTCAGCATTAGCAACATCATTTTTGTTGCTGTTTACTGATAATGAATGGTCTGCTACACCATAGTTTTATTGTCAGGAGTTCCAAACCCAGCTTAGGATAAGGGTGCTGCTTTTTACATCATATAGTCACAGTCTAGTAGTACACAAAAACAAGATGGAATAAATTGCAACAGATATATCAGTGGCACAGGATATCACAATCCACCATGTGGCCCTCCATGTCTTACttgcaaagaaaaattatattgtgagCACCCACGTCTGAGAATGTATCAGAAGTACCTTAATTATGGAGGCAGCCGAAGAGTTCTCAGGTGACGTAGAAACCCCTTTTTGACGTAGTAAAGCAGAGAGTGTTTGTTTCCACCCAGGTGCTCCATTGCCTGTTGATGCAATCCAAGGGCAAAAATGTCTGTGCTGCCTGATTGGGTCAAACTCCATTGCTTTGTCTGAAACTACCCGCATCAGATCTTTTCCTGAAaggaaagagggagagaggaaCGTTGTTAAAACCTGCTTTTATAATCCAATGACACAATAAACATCaatatgagaataaaaaaaagaaagagcatGTCAAAGTTAACTGCAAATGTGAAAAATGCATAAAGCATATCCATCTATGGACTGACCCAAAAAGGCAATACCCTCAAAGTTCATCAGAGAACTTGACACATGATTTAGAGAGAAGGATGGTTTGTATCAAAGAAAGATTTAATGAACTACTCTGGCAATTTATGCAGGTATTTAACTTGtagaaaaaattttgatgaCTATAGCTGACTTAGCATTGTATTTTCAGCAAGACTTTTGGGCATAAAAAGCATCACTGTAGCTTTGTGTTGTTTTTCTAAAGAGGGATAATGATGAAAAGATACCATCAACATGCAAGAATGGTTAGGTGTACAAAATGCAGTTCCTATTACAGACTTCTGTTCTTTGCTGTCCACATGAGAACTTCATAATTCATATGCTTTTAGTTGTATGTCCTCCAATACAGACTTTTGTTCTATGCTTTCCATGTAGAGGCAACTTCAGCTTTGAGCCTCTATGAACTGCCACCACCAAATTCATGTCACCTTCCATCCCTCATGTATCATAAGCAACCTAGTGCCAATACCTTCacttgtttttactttttagaaaatCATCCAGATATACAGGTGATATCCTTGAACTCTCTGTTCAATCAGATCTAGCCCAGTCATTAATTATTGAAGAAAATAGTATCCTAGGTTTATATTGTTGCCAGGTAAAGAACCTTGGGCATGGGAAAAGAGTTGGCAATGCATCATTACCCTATGTATGCAGATCAGTTATTGAGGCATATAATAGCAACAACTTATGTGAAGTTTATGCCTCAATGGATGAAAGCATCAAGAGAAGAATTCTACCAGGGGTGCTGTTCCAAATGAGTGCATCTAGTATTGACCTAATGTGAAATCAAGTTGCGTAAAAGATTGATTGGGATAGATTCAGTTGATCAAAACACTTCTCTACTTGTTGCGTAGAATACTCATCTACTAATGTGAATATTCTACCTGTTGCGTAGAATATTCACATCAGTAGATGACTACAAGCAAAGACACTAATAGGTGTCAAATTCGATTTAACAATCatggttagagagagagagagagaatattaagaaaatatgtCTTACCTGTACTGCAGATCATGGATTCATTGTTTTCAGGAATCTGCATTCTATTGGTAGCTAAAGAAATTTCTTTATATTGTACTTTATCTGTTCCTGAAATCTGTTGCAAATTGCAGTTTCCAGGTGCAACCATCACCAGGGAGTCATCTTTGCTACTCTCACCATTTCTAATTGTGACATCAGAATCTGGTGCTACAATAGAAGGGTCTCTAACCTGAGAAGTACCCGAATCCTCTGCTGGTAAAGAATCTGAAATAATAATCTCATCATTTTCAGGCAAAATGCCATTCTGACTGGAACTCTGTGCCACATTTTGCGTGCCCTCAATCATACCTTCTTCAATAGAATTGTGCCTACCAACTTTAGGTGAAGTTCCTTGCCCACCGAAACTTGTTCCTTCCAACATCTCATTGTCATTCTCTTTTCTAAGAGCATCATCTTTTTCAGTAATGCCATGGTTCAAACAATGTGACTGATCATTGCATGTAGAACTACATCCATGATCACGTCTATTGCTATTTAACAGCCCCAAGTGTTCAATATCAGTGTTCTTTGTGTGGTCATTTTTCTCCTGAAATAAATTCTTATTCTGAAAATCAGATCGAATCTCTTCTTGGTTAACATATATACGATCTCTAAATTCAGAATCATAAGAAAACCGAGACCTTAAATTCTGGCCAATAACAGGCAAAGATATGGTTGCTTTAAAATTCTGTTTTGTTGGTGGAGGACCCCCTGCAATAgtcaagtttaaattttttgggcCCTCCTTCAATGATGTTGCACCGCTTGCAGTAGTACTGATAACACCTCCACCATCATCAACAACCTGATTTATGTTCCCTAAATCATGGGTTCCAGGACCATTTTCACTATTGACTTCTGTGTAACCAACTAATCTGAATAACTCCATAGGCCGTGTAACTGTAGAGAAAGCCCATAATCCAACACTGGCTCCACAAAGCTTACAATCTAAAACAACAGAATGGGTATCAGACTGCACTCCAGTAGAAATATTGGAATTTTCATCAGCCTCCGTAATTTTGTCGATGCTAGCAGACTTAAGATTGATGCTAGGGTACTGTCTATTAGCAAATAAAGAAGAGGGAGTTGATGTATTTCCATTTTTAGCAGACTGATTAGATCCATCCTTGGAGCTGACCACATAAGGTAGTGAACGAGGTTCCCAACCACACAAACTTATGAGCTTTTGTGCCTGCAAATgccttaaaaaaatcaatttccacCAATAACacaaaagaaactaaaaattacTAGCAATTATTACATGAggtgttacttatcaaaaaaatatacataatacaTGAGATGCAAGTAAAAGAGTCACAATACTGCTAGTATGACTAGTATTAATCACATTATTTGGCATAGAAACAC
The Quercus lobata isolate SW786 chromosome 10, ValleyOak3.0 Primary Assembly, whole genome shotgun sequence DNA segment above includes these coding regions:
- the LOC115963380 gene encoding uncharacterized protein LOC115963380, translated to MVQDSESEKRFHTIMDKLFHAPNPKSSSSSGPQLSRGRKRPNPSSALALVEPRSRGDIIEGSQHSSALAGTSQAPICRPWDRGDLMRRLATFKSMTWFAKPKVVSAVNCARRGWVNVEMDIIACEACGARVLFSTPSSWSQQQVEKAALVFSLKLDSGHKLLCPWIDNACDETLAQFPPTTPPTLVDKFRERCSALLQLLALPVISSSAIEHMRSPQLEQFLEQSSILEYGDISNDNYQTEYLANECEAESANLYHQAQKLISLCGWEPRSLPYVVSSKDGSNQSAKNGNTSTPSSLFANRQYPSINLKSASIDKITEADENSNISTGVQSDTHSVVLDCKLCGASVGLWAFSTVTRPMELFRLVGYTEVNSENGPGTHDLGNINQVVDDGGGVISTTASGATSLKEGPKNLNLTIAGGPPPTKQNFKATISLPVIGQNLRSRFSYDSEFRDRIYVNQEEIRSDFQNKNLFQEKNDHTKNTDIEHLGLLNSNRRDHGCSSTCNDQSHCLNHGITEKDDALRKENDNEMLEGTSFGGQGTSPKVGRHNSIEEGMIEGTQNVAQSSSQNGILPENDEIIISDSLPAEDSGTSQVRDPSIVAPDSDVTIRNGESSKDDSLVMVAPGNCNLQQISGTDKVQYKEISLATNRMQIPENNESMICSTGKDLMRVVSDKAMEFDPIRQHRHFCPWIASTGNGAPGWKQTLSALLRQKGVSTSPENSSAASIIKVDDPITSVRRLFMSPSAKRMKTTPLSSQSTKH